The following are from one region of the Aquila chrysaetos chrysaetos chromosome 23, bAquChr1.4, whole genome shotgun sequence genome:
- the LOC115334672 gene encoding arylsulfatase D-like isoform X3: MERYLLMALTSSLFWNMFGLGAAMDSKPNILLFLADDLGIGDIGCYGNNTIRTPNIDHLAREGVKLTQHIAAASLCTPSRAAFLTGRYPIRSGMASSNGYRALQWNAGSGGLPANETTFARLLQQQGYTTGLIGKWHQGVNCESFNDHCHHPLNHGFDYFYGMPFTLLNNCQENKPPELDVALQAKLWLYSQIIILAVLTLIAGKLTGLISIRWKIIACFTFVGGLFFISWYSSYGFVRYWNCILMRNHDVAEQPMTLERTASLMLKEAVSFIKRNRHGPFLLFVSFLHVHTPLFTTAKFLGKSHHGLYGDNVEEMDWMVGKILDSLEKQGLKNHTFTYFASDHGGHLEAQDGSAQLGGWNGIYKGGKGMGGWEGGIRVPGVFRWPGVLPAGTVIDEPTSLMDIYPTLVHLAGGTLPQDRVIDGRNLVPLLQGRAQKSEHKFLFHYCGSYLHAVRWHQKDSGAIWKAHYVTPVFHPPGAGACYGRGICPCFGEGVTHHDPPLLFDLSRDPSEAKPLSPDTEPLFDTVIRKMGRAIEEHRRTLTPVPEQLSVYNVVWKPWLQPCCGTFPFCWCDKEGDTTQSL; encoded by the exons gACCCCAAACATTGACCACCTGGCAAGAGAAGGAGTGAAACTTACTCAGCACATTGCCGCAGCATCGCTTTGCACTccaagcagagcagctttcctCACTGGCAGATACCCCATTAGATCAG GGATGGCGTCCAGCAACGGGTACCGGGCACTGCAGTGGAACGCCGGGTCAGGAGGGCTCCCTGCTAACGAAACGACGTttgccaggctgctgcagcaacaAGGCTATACCACTGGACTGATAG gAAAGTGGCATCAAGGCGTAAACTGTGAATCCTTCAATGATCACTGTCACCATCCTCTCAATCATGGGTTTGACTACTTTTACGGTATGCCTTTCACACTTCTGAACAACTgtcaagaaaacaaacctccaGAGCTGGATGTAGCCCTTCAAGCTAAGCTTTGGCTTTACAGTCAGATAATTATCCTTGCTGTGCTCACTCTCATTGCTGGAAAACTGACTGGTTTGATTTCCATCCGCTGGAAGATAATTGCCTGTTTTACTTTTGTGGGTggccttttcttcatttcttggtACTCCAGTTACGGCTTTGTGCGGTATTGGAACTGTATCCTGATGAGGAACCACGATGTCGCTGAGCAGCCGATGACGTTGGAGAGAACTGCCTCCCTCATGCTGAAGGAGGCAGTGTCATTTATCAAAAG aaacaggCACGGACCATTCCtcctctttgtttcctttttacatgtTCACACCCCGCTCTTTACAACAGCAAAATTTCTTGGGAAGAGCCATCATGGTTTATATGGAGACAATGTAGAAGAAATGGACTGGATGGTGG gCAAAATTCTGGATTCACTTGAAAAACAAGGGTTGAAAAATCACACGTTCACGTACTTTGCCTCTGATCATGGAGGACACTTGGAGGCTCAGGATGGATCTGCCCAGCTAGGTGGCTGGAATGGTATTTATAAAG GTGGAAAAGGCAtgggaggctgggaaggagggatcCGCGTGCCAGGAGTATTTAGGTGGCCAGGAGTGTTACCTGCAGGCACAGTTATTGATGAACCCACAAGTCTTATGGATATTTATCCCACACTTGTTCATCTGGCTGGAGGAACGTTGCCACAGGACAG GGTGATTGATGGACGAAACTTGGTGCCTTTACTGCAAGGAAGAGCTCAAAAGTCAGAGCACAAGTTCCTGTTTCACTATTGTGGGTCCTACTTGCATGCAGTACGGTGGCACCAAAAGGACA GTGGAGCCATCTGGAAGGCTCATTACGTGACCCCTGTCTTTCATCCGCCTGGTGCTGGAGCCTGTTATGGAAGAGGAATTTGCCCATGTTTTGGGGAAGGCGTGACCCATCATGACCCTCCGTTGCTCTTTGATCTCTCGCGAGACCCTTCTGAAGCCAAACCTCTGTCGCCTGACACCGAGCCCCTCTTTGACACTGTAATAAGGAAGATGGGAAGAGCCATAGAAGAGCATCGCAGGACACTGACTCCAGTCCCAGAGCAGCTCTCCGTGTACAACGTGGTGTGGAAGCCGTGGCTGCAGCCGTGCTGTGGGACGTTCCCATTCTGTTGGTGTGATAAGGAAGGTGACACCACACAAAGTCTGTGA
- the LOC115334672 gene encoding arylsulfatase D-like isoform X4, translating into MALTSSLFWNMFGLGAAMDSKPNILLFLADDLGIGDIGCYGNNTIRTPNIDHLAREGVKLTQHIAAASLCTPSRAAFLTGRYPIRSGMASSNGYRALQWNAGSGGLPANETTFARLLQQQGYTTGLIGKWHQGVNCESFNDHCHHPLNHGFDYFYGMPFTLLNNCQENKPPELDVALQAKLWLYSQIIILAVLTLIAGKLTGLISIRWKIIACFTFVGGLFFISWYSSYGFVRYWNCILMRNHDVAEQPMTLERTASLMLKEAVSFIKRNRHGPFLLFVSFLHVHTPLFTTAKFLGKSHHGLYGDNVEEMDWMVGKILDSLEKQGLKNHTFTYFASDHGGHLEAQDGSAQLGGWNGIYKGGKGMGGWEGGIRVPGVFRWPGVLPAGTVIDEPTSLMDIYPTLVHLAGGTLPQDRVIDGRNLVPLLQGRAQKSEHKFLFHYCGSYLHAVRWHQKDSGAIWKAHYVTPVFHPPGAGACYGRGICPCFGEGVTHHDPPLLFDLSRDPSEAKPLSPDTEPLFDTVIRKMGRAIEEHRRTLTPVPEQLSVYNVVWKPWLQPCCGTFPFCWCDKEGDTTQSL; encoded by the exons gACCCCAAACATTGACCACCTGGCAAGAGAAGGAGTGAAACTTACTCAGCACATTGCCGCAGCATCGCTTTGCACTccaagcagagcagctttcctCACTGGCAGATACCCCATTAGATCAG GGATGGCGTCCAGCAACGGGTACCGGGCACTGCAGTGGAACGCCGGGTCAGGAGGGCTCCCTGCTAACGAAACGACGTttgccaggctgctgcagcaacaAGGCTATACCACTGGACTGATAG gAAAGTGGCATCAAGGCGTAAACTGTGAATCCTTCAATGATCACTGTCACCATCCTCTCAATCATGGGTTTGACTACTTTTACGGTATGCCTTTCACACTTCTGAACAACTgtcaagaaaacaaacctccaGAGCTGGATGTAGCCCTTCAAGCTAAGCTTTGGCTTTACAGTCAGATAATTATCCTTGCTGTGCTCACTCTCATTGCTGGAAAACTGACTGGTTTGATTTCCATCCGCTGGAAGATAATTGCCTGTTTTACTTTTGTGGGTggccttttcttcatttcttggtACTCCAGTTACGGCTTTGTGCGGTATTGGAACTGTATCCTGATGAGGAACCACGATGTCGCTGAGCAGCCGATGACGTTGGAGAGAACTGCCTCCCTCATGCTGAAGGAGGCAGTGTCATTTATCAAAAG aaacaggCACGGACCATTCCtcctctttgtttcctttttacatgtTCACACCCCGCTCTTTACAACAGCAAAATTTCTTGGGAAGAGCCATCATGGTTTATATGGAGACAATGTAGAAGAAATGGACTGGATGGTGG gCAAAATTCTGGATTCACTTGAAAAACAAGGGTTGAAAAATCACACGTTCACGTACTTTGCCTCTGATCATGGAGGACACTTGGAGGCTCAGGATGGATCTGCCCAGCTAGGTGGCTGGAATGGTATTTATAAAG GTGGAAAAGGCAtgggaggctgggaaggagggatcCGCGTGCCAGGAGTATTTAGGTGGCCAGGAGTGTTACCTGCAGGCACAGTTATTGATGAACCCACAAGTCTTATGGATATTTATCCCACACTTGTTCATCTGGCTGGAGGAACGTTGCCACAGGACAG GGTGATTGATGGACGAAACTTGGTGCCTTTACTGCAAGGAAGAGCTCAAAAGTCAGAGCACAAGTTCCTGTTTCACTATTGTGGGTCCTACTTGCATGCAGTACGGTGGCACCAAAAGGACA GTGGAGCCATCTGGAAGGCTCATTACGTGACCCCTGTCTTTCATCCGCCTGGTGCTGGAGCCTGTTATGGAAGAGGAATTTGCCCATGTTTTGGGGAAGGCGTGACCCATCATGACCCTCCGTTGCTCTTTGATCTCTCGCGAGACCCTTCTGAAGCCAAACCTCTGTCGCCTGACACCGAGCCCCTCTTTGACACTGTAATAAGGAAGATGGGAAGAGCCATAGAAGAGCATCGCAGGACACTGACTCCAGTCCCAGAGCAGCTCTCCGTGTACAACGTGGTGTGGAAGCCGTGGCTGCAGCCGTGCTGTGGGACGTTCCCATTCTGTTGGTGTGATAAGGAAGGTGACACCACACAAAGTCTGTGA